In Halorhabdus rudnickae, the following proteins share a genomic window:
- a CDS encoding PGF-CTERM sorting domain-containing protein: MARRSLAALIAVVTLLLVSGVVVAAETGAQQLDEPTPNQTDTAQEAYVTENGDVILAYEDSNTGEGSGHFGLNVSEGLLYGIYEGPNRDSNVTGSFSMTADQSQMNGSGSLSAPRPDELESLDFEVDSVTSPTEARSDVTLDTSIALPEDSAMIAAVFDEAKTNGEIRTTGTTLSTTGSAEWTMTLPGTSAESYDYNLRATDGGHVLEVERKSQVSERKAGMWDTRENATEQIRRQFEGMTSSVGGSSDVTIDSYSFEATESGGQLSLAYTVEIEGLNELLRQSIATGMSGPMATGTSSSFGPNQDEISEDLSNLSIERASVSIETGSDGGSAEWNVSVENYDGLMQSYFAAMEASDESGFIANQSERFEEQLAAMDAADYVQTGTWDAIVETTSDGAITANVSLQQRSENWEAYVTERENRDLPPVGTQEFGLSVLAEGDHVTADGSFLIQQEDLYNRTLENYEQSLQAGGTATPSVREAFAVIEEVGFRGARLDASLNESTVTVEGGAAVDNLSAAVEYLDMPGNASVEQAYMSQDADGTKGNVRLSDAVDANDESTVRQLEYVSEETTVHMPGDWDGDSKSFQSLNTEQVRSYVPNADGTGDDSSEGMSTVLLAGGVGALALVGIVVAVVWRRQG; the protein is encoded by the coding sequence ATGGCACGTCGAAGCCTTGCTGCCCTGATCGCAGTCGTGACCCTCCTTCTCGTTAGTGGGGTGGTGGTCGCGGCCGAAACGGGCGCCCAACAGTTAGACGAACCGACGCCGAACCAAACTGACACGGCCCAAGAGGCCTACGTCACTGAGAACGGTGACGTAATCCTCGCCTACGAGGACAGCAACACGGGCGAAGGGAGTGGACACTTCGGCCTCAACGTCTCCGAGGGGCTCCTCTACGGAATCTACGAGGGGCCTAACCGGGACTCGAACGTGACCGGGTCGTTCTCGATGACCGCCGACCAATCGCAGATGAACGGCTCCGGCAGTCTCTCGGCACCCCGGCCGGACGAACTCGAGTCTCTGGATTTCGAGGTCGATAGCGTGACCTCGCCCACTGAGGCACGCAGTGACGTCACTCTCGACACGTCGATCGCCCTCCCCGAGGATAGCGCAATGATCGCCGCGGTGTTCGACGAGGCGAAGACGAACGGCGAGATTCGGACGACCGGGACGACTCTCTCAACGACGGGCAGTGCCGAATGGACGATGACGTTGCCCGGGACATCCGCGGAGAGTTACGATTACAACCTGCGCGCGACCGATGGCGGGCACGTCCTCGAAGTCGAGCGCAAAAGCCAGGTCTCCGAGCGTAAGGCCGGAATGTGGGACACGCGTGAGAACGCGACCGAGCAGATCCGCCGGCAGTTCGAGGGGATGACGTCCTCAGTCGGTGGATCCAGTGACGTCACGATCGACTCCTACAGCTTCGAGGCGACCGAGAGCGGTGGACAGCTCTCCCTCGCCTACACGGTCGAGATCGAGGGGCTGAACGAGCTGCTTCGGCAATCGATTGCGACGGGAATGTCGGGGCCGATGGCAACCGGTACGTCGTCGTCGTTCGGTCCGAATCAGGACGAGATCAGTGAAGACCTCTCGAACCTCTCGATCGAACGCGCGTCGGTATCCATCGAGACAGGATCGGACGGTGGCTCGGCGGAGTGGAACGTCAGCGTCGAGAACTACGACGGACTGATGCAGAGCTACTTCGCGGCGATGGAGGCCAGTGACGAAAGCGGGTTCATCGCCAATCAGTCCGAGCGTTTCGAGGAGCAACTCGCAGCCATGGATGCTGCGGACTACGTTCAGACCGGCACCTGGGACGCCATAGTGGAGACGACGTCTGACGGTGCGATCACCGCAAACGTCTCTCTACAGCAGCGGTCGGAAAACTGGGAGGCGTACGTCACCGAACGGGAGAATCGGGATCTCCCGCCGGTCGGAACCCAAGAGTTCGGACTGTCGGTCCTGGCCGAGGGTGACCACGTCACTGCCGACGGGTCGTTCCTGATCCAGCAGGAAGATCTCTACAACCGAACCCTCGAGAACTACGAACAGAGTCTGCAAGCGGGAGGTACTGCCACGCCGTCCGTCAGAGAGGCCTTCGCCGTGATCGAGGAGGTCGGCTTCCGCGGTGCCCGACTCGACGCCTCCCTCAACGAGTCGACTGTCACTGTCGAAGGCGGCGCCGCCGTCGACAACCTCTCGGCCGCAGTCGAGTACCTCGACATGCCTGGGAACGCCTCGGTCGAACAGGCGTACATGTCCCAGGACGCCGATGGAACAAAGGGGAACGTCCGGCTCAGCGACGCCGTCGACGCCAACGACGAGTCGACCGTCCGGCAACTCGAGTACGTCTCCGAGGAGACGACCGTTCACATGCCCGGCGATTGGGACGGCGACTCCAAATCGTTCCAGTCGCTGAACACCGAGCAAGTTCGCTCGTACGTGCCCAACGCGGACGGCACGGGAGACGATAGTTCTGAGGGAATGTCGACGGTACTCCTGGCCGGCGGCGTCGGCGCGCTGGCCCTGGTGGGCATAGTCGTCGCCGTCGTCTGGCGGAGACAAGGGTAA
- a CDS encoding DUF63 family protein yields MVLPSGFVVPDVPYLVALGLGTLLTTLLLWGLEPPVTRKHVVAFLPWTAVGGVTHAFYQISIPPAVTTPPGLYPEGVAPLFSAPAVYVTVYIVVGIVWLLLLFVGTISGTLDRTHLHLGITGLGVLIVFLTAMVWQGLEIGLSPMWPIVGFILALPITAAAYFVLSIKWTSVVARTGLAGASVVFSHVFDGVITAIGYDVLGASERTPLPAMIMSFAGDLPTAPYLGAGWLFVIVKVIVATLVVAVVADLIDDRPAMGGLLLTFVAAVGLGPAANNFVLFFLG; encoded by the coding sequence ATGGTCTTACCGAGTGGGTTCGTCGTTCCGGACGTCCCATACCTGGTGGCACTGGGACTCGGCACCCTCCTCACGACGTTGCTCCTGTGGGGCTTGGAGCCTCCGGTGACGAGAAAACATGTCGTTGCTTTCCTCCCATGGACCGCTGTCGGCGGCGTTACCCACGCTTTCTATCAGATTTCGATCCCCCCGGCAGTCACTACTCCGCCGGGGTTGTACCCCGAGGGGGTCGCCCCACTGTTCTCGGCGCCCGCAGTGTACGTCACCGTGTACATCGTAGTTGGGATCGTCTGGCTATTACTCCTGTTTGTCGGGACGATCAGCGGCACTCTTGACCGCACGCACCTGCATCTGGGGATCACTGGCCTGGGCGTGCTGATCGTGTTCCTGACCGCAATGGTGTGGCAGGGCCTGGAGATTGGGCTGTCGCCGATGTGGCCGATCGTTGGATTCATCCTCGCGTTGCCGATCACCGCGGCTGCGTACTTCGTGTTGAGTATCAAGTGGACGAGCGTGGTCGCGCGAACGGGTCTAGCCGGAGCGTCTGTTGTCTTCTCTCACGTGTTCGACGGGGTGATCACTGCGATCGGCTACGACGTGCTCGGAGCGTCCGAGCGTACCCCGCTCCCGGCGATGATTATGTCGTTTGCGGGCGATCTCCCGACGGCGCCATATCTCGGGGCGGGCTGGTTGTTCGTGATCGTCAAGGTGATCGTCGCCACGCTCGTGGTCGCCGTGGTCGCGGACCTCATCGATGACCGTCCCGCCATGGGGGGCCTCCTGCTCACGTTCGTGGCGGCGGTCGGTCTCGGGCCGGCAGCCAACAACTTCGTGTTGTTCTTCCTCGGATAA